Proteins from a genomic interval of Candidatus Binatia bacterium:
- a CDS encoding helix-turn-helix transcriptional regulator, with protein sequence MSAVDDQLALRARLREAREYLNLTQQYVSERTGIPRTAIAEIESGKRRVESTELKKLARVYLRPVSYFLDETEVKVADQSLLSAFARAAGDLTAEDQQEVLRFAEFLRFQRRGKERG encoded by the coding sequence GTGAGCGCCGTAGACGACCAGCTCGCGCTACGCGCCCGACTGCGCGAGGCGCGCGAATACCTCAATCTCACCCAGCAATATGTGTCGGAGCGGACGGGCATTCCGCGCACCGCGATCGCCGAAATCGAGAGTGGCAAGCGGCGCGTGGAGAGCACGGAGCTCAAGAAGCTCGCGCGCGTCTACCTGCGGCCGGTTTCCTACTTTCTCGACGAGACCGAAGTGAAGGTCGCCGATCAGTCGCTGCTCAGCGCCTTCGCGCGCGCCGCGGGCGACCTAACGGCGGAGGATCAACAGGAAGTGCTGCGCTTCGCCGAGTTCCTTCGATTCCAACGTAGGGGTAAGGAGCGCGGGTGA
- a CDS encoding deoxycytidine triphosphate deaminase produces MPVWSAETLISHLEEVVFPATAAAVDGAAYTLKVGNEVYVSPSSLEGRDNAVIRQLQTGQDIVIPPGQYAFLVTAETVMVPNDAMALISIKARIKWRGLVNVSGFHVDPGYSGKLIFGVFNAGPSTIHLRSGEDCFLIWFLSLDHPTKWARQGGGHDGITSDIVGPISGEWKTIDMLDSRLDKLEHEQVGIRATLSAVMALGIALVAGLVIYLLHTDISVGRTALPASPQTAPTATRGPGASSAGVPRPKPSLTLTRHP; encoded by the coding sequence ATGCCGGTTTGGAGCGCCGAGACGCTGATATCACACTTAGAAGAAGTTGTCTTCCCCGCTACGGCCGCGGCGGTTGATGGTGCGGCGTACACGCTCAAGGTTGGGAATGAGGTCTACGTATCTCCAAGCAGTCTAGAAGGGCGCGACAATGCCGTCATCCGCCAACTTCAGACGGGCCAAGATATCGTCATTCCGCCTGGCCAATACGCGTTTCTCGTTACAGCCGAAACAGTCATGGTCCCAAACGACGCCATGGCGCTGATCTCAATCAAGGCGCGCATCAAGTGGCGCGGTCTCGTTAACGTCTCCGGCTTTCACGTCGATCCAGGTTACAGTGGCAAGCTCATCTTTGGGGTTTTCAACGCCGGACCGTCCACCATCCATTTGCGCAGCGGAGAAGACTGCTTTCTCATTTGGTTCCTGTCGCTCGATCATCCAACTAAATGGGCGCGTCAAGGCGGGGGCCACGACGGCATTACCTCTGATATCGTTGGACCGATCTCCGGGGAGTGGAAGACGATCGACATGCTCGATTCTCGCCTTGATAAGTTGGAACACGAGCAAGTGGGCATCCGGGCCACTTTGAGCGCGGTGATGGCTTTGGGCATTGCGCTCGTTGCCGGCCTAGTTATCTATCTGCTCCACACCGACATCTCGGTCGGGCGCACCGCCTTGCCTGCTAGCCCCCAAACTGCGCCGACTGCCACGCGCGGGCCGGGAGCTTCCAGCGCCGGCGTGCCAAGGCCAAAGCCTTCTTTGACCCTGACACGCCACCCATAG